The Cyanobacteriota bacterium DNA window CTAGGGATGCATGAACGCCAGTTGCGCTGGTTCACGGCTGAGGGGCAACTGATTCCCTTGCCAGAGGAGGCAGAACGGCAGGCAAAGGAGCAAGAACGCCAGGCCAAGGAGCAGGCACAGCAGGCCGCAGCCCAAGAACGACAGGCCAAGGAGCAAGCACAACGACGAGCTGAACAGTTAGAGGCGCTGTTGAGAGCGCAAGGGATTGATCCCGATCAACTGCTGGGGTTGTAGATGTGATTGGGTTCTGCTGCCAGAGTTAAAGTCCCTCTGGCTTGGGGGTTAAGGCCCAAAGAATCAGCTATAGCCGCAGGATGAATCGTTGCTGATGTCAGTTATAGTCACTCCAGATTAGAAGGAGACACTCGTAGCTTCTCTTCCTCGCTTTGGGAGTGGGGTTGGGGTGAAGGCAACTGCTGCAACCTATGCAACCCAAATTGAAGCAATCATATTTTACGCTTGTGTAGCCATAAATGCTCGCCAGCCACCGTAGTGAGAAATATCGATCGCGTCTTCCAAGGCATACCCTTCACAGATAAATCCCTTGACTACAGAGCCATCTGCCAAAGTCAGAGAGCCAGTGCCCAGAGGTGGAGGAATTTCAGTAACAAAGGAGCCAAACTCTGAGAGTGGGATGGCCCAGACTTCCACTTCGATCGCATAGCCTTGCACTTGAGTTGGGTCAATGCGCGCAATTCCTGGCTTAGGTGGAACGGTACCTGTCAGGGCAAAGAACTAGTAAATGGGGGCAGTATGGGTTGTATGCACTAGGGTAGCACCACGGCTCTTAGTCATCCCACCCAGCCGGGGCTATGAGGGTAATGCCAAAGGGTACACCATCAGGATGAAAGCCAGCGGGTAGCGCGATCGCGCTCAAATCCAACAAATTCACGAAGTTGGTGTAACGTCCCAGACTCGTATTCAGCGTCAACGGCTCTGCTTCAACGTGTTGAATGCTATAGATAGTGCCTGTAGTAGGTAGCAGCAAACCATCAACCTGCTGCCAAGTAGGTTGGGTTTGTTGACGCAACTCCGCAAGGCGATAAAAGCCTTGGAATACAGCTTAATCTAGCCGGTACGATACCACGATCCCTGGTCTACAACTGTACGCCGTGATGCCGCAAACGTGGCAACCAGGTAAATCAGCCCACCCTAGGCATTGCTTTCTTCTCC harbors:
- a CDS encoding Uma2 family endonuclease; its protein translation is LGMHERQLRWFTAEGQLIPLPEEAERQAKEQERQAKEQAQQAAAQERQAKEQAQRRAEQLEALLRAQGIDPDQLLGL
- a CDS encoding amidase family protein encodes the protein MRQQTQPTWQQVDGLLLPTTGTIYSIQHVEAEPLTLNTSLGRYTNFVNLLDLSAIALPAGFHPDGVPFGITLIAPAGWDD